The following proteins are co-located in the Opitutaceae bacterium genome:
- a CDS encoding endonuclease/exonuclease/phosphatase family protein translates to MQRLRLVTFNIAHGRGLMPIQGLTTARKIRSNLRKIARLLTELKPDIVAIQEIDEFSRWAGNFDHLEYLRDFADFPHAVFGINNRREGLINLAYGNAFLSKHPIVDSEAVVFGRSRVGEKGFLFGEFDVEGWSVPIVNLHLHYASRQRRFRQMNRLLAYLSEKERLRPDRWDVSPIVCGDFNNPGSHRGDATSSLLSHLYDYDDYTLHPRAGRTFPSPLPSRQLDFVFLPPGCNDVRSDVIKSVLSDHRPVLVEFSLPASRPATTTR, encoded by the coding sequence ATGCAGCGCCTGAGGCTTGTCACCTTCAACATCGCCCACGGGCGCGGACTGATGCCCATCCAGGGACTGACCACCGCGCGAAAGATCCGCTCCAATCTGCGCAAGATCGCCAGACTGCTGACTGAGTTGAAGCCCGATATCGTGGCGATTCAGGAGATCGATGAGTTTTCGCGATGGGCGGGCAACTTCGATCACCTCGAATATCTCAGGGACTTTGCGGATTTTCCCCATGCTGTCTTTGGCATCAACAACAGGAGAGAGGGGCTCATCAACCTGGCCTATGGGAATGCATTCCTATCCAAACACCCCATTGTCGATTCCGAGGCGGTCGTGTTTGGCCGCAGCCGGGTCGGAGAGAAGGGTTTTCTCTTCGGGGAATTTGATGTCGAGGGGTGGAGCGTGCCCATAGTGAACCTTCATCTCCACTATGCTTCGCGCCAGCGGCGCTTTCGGCAGATGAACCGACTGCTTGCCTATCTCAGCGAAAAGGAGCGGTTGCGCCCGGATCGCTGGGATGTGTCACCGATTGTCTGCGGCGACTTCAACAATCCAGGCTCGCATCGGGGGGACGCCACCTCATCCCTGCTCAGCCACCTGTATGACTATGACGACTACACGCTGCATCCGCGCGCGGGCCGGACATTCCCCTCCCCGCTGCCGAGCAGGCAGCTTGATTTCGTTTTTCTTCCGCCCGGCTGCAATGACGTGCGGAGCGACGTCATAAAGTCGGTCCTGTCGGATCACCGACCGGTTCTTGTGGAGTTTTCGCTTCCAGCCAGCAGGCCTGCGACCACTACCAGGTGA
- a CDS encoding ABC transporter ATP-binding protein, with amino-acid sequence MSSDRSLLLQISSLSVNRGSIAILQEINWTIANGEHWVLLGPNGCGKTSLLKTLLGYLSPSGGSIELLGRRYGSDDWREVRLMLGIVSSALQASIPPAETALETVISGRYAQLDLWAPSTRRDRKLARNLLRLMGAGELAGRPWLYLSQGERQRILIARALMARPRILILDEPCAGLDPVARTGFLEIIDRLASQAKGPSLVLVTHHIEEITPSFTHALALKSGRIARSGEIRRIVTSRVLSEVFGAPMRVRRSGPRYRAEVAG; translated from the coding sequence ATGTCGTCGGATCGATCACTCCTTCTCCAGATCAGCAGCCTGTCGGTGAATCGCGGAAGCATCGCGATCCTCCAGGAAATCAACTGGACCATCGCCAACGGGGAGCACTGGGTTCTTCTCGGACCGAATGGCTGCGGAAAGACATCCCTGCTGAAGACGCTTCTGGGATACCTTTCTCCGTCGGGTGGCTCCATCGAGCTCCTTGGCAGGCGCTATGGCTCCGATGACTGGCGCGAGGTTCGCCTCATGCTCGGCATTGTCAGCAGCGCGCTCCAGGCTTCAATACCCCCCGCGGAAACCGCACTTGAGACGGTGATCAGCGGCAGGTATGCGCAGCTCGATCTCTGGGCACCCTCCACACGTCGTGACCGGAAGCTCGCGCGAAATCTCCTGCGCCTGATGGGAGCCGGGGAGCTGGCCGGCCGCCCATGGCTGTATCTCTCGCAGGGCGAGCGCCAGCGGATCCTCATCGCACGGGCCCTGATGGCGCGCCCTCGGATCCTCATCCTGGACGAACCCTGCGCCGGGCTAGATCCGGTCGCGCGAACCGGATTTCTCGAAATCATCGATCGACTCGCGAGCCAGGCAAAGGGTCCCTCGCTCGTTCTTGTCACCCATCACATCGAGGAAATCACCCCGTCGTTCACCCACGCGCTCGCATTGAAATCAGGCCGCATCGCCCGCAGCGGAGAAATCAGGCGCATTGTCACCAGCCGCGTGCTCAGTGAAGTATTTGGCGCGCCCATGCGGGTCAGAAGATCAGGCCCGCGCTATCGGGCGGAGGTCGCGGGCTGA
- a CDS encoding extracellular solute-binding protein: protein MRSICLLFRQFHLLRVLGALALFAGGRLAGTEIEVPIFAGGYGTAFYEETAREFEKLRPDVTVKLHGDPRISDKIRVRVVAGTLPDAMLPRDVLIPALVRAGRLRDLSPLLDGPNWEGDARWRDTFLPGALDSWKIEGGTYGVPVSYACWAIFYNRGLFKARGWHVPRTWREFFALCEQMRGEGIAPMSLTGIYGNYPDSIVRSAYYNLAGAEGWGRMNRTEAGAYSDARYVRAAEVLQRIARHYLLAGWEGSTHTGAQIAFAEGRAAMCVSGSWMLYEMGDKLPPDLDVGVMNFPVFEDGIADPTTIQASTDNLFCFVTGDPAREAATLDFLRYLTSRERAHAFVRRIQSPTAIKGITPDEFTPRMRDIATLILGARQAFTMPQVMLQPPAVRQALVDERLSLMAGRISPGEYAARVETAAGVHRSRVANPGRIEYRHAWAGGLLIAGLLAMAVWLMLKPPGGWRRARRGANGMDSMQGEYFGPMRLRVAGVFVAPAFLLYASAILVPGLVAALWAFTRWDGMGQREWVGLFNFRWLLFESDTFWMALRNNLFLMVVPASIVLPVSLTLAYLLHRGVLGAGFFRSVFLFPNLLGGIAAALLWMSAYEPHGGLANAALSGLGRILGSETLMSFEAHPWLAPRNLYWSLVPIHVWMACGFNLVLFLAAMEGIDQHLYEAAEIDGASRMRQFFSITVPLIWQSIVVALVFLVIAGLNAFEMIWLLTSQDPDSGSHTLGTLMVTSMFKEFQTGRATAIAVVLLVLVLSGSAVLMRLLRREQPDA, encoded by the coding sequence ATGCGTTCAATCTGTCTTCTATTCCGCCAGTTTCACCTCTTGAGGGTGTTGGGCGCTCTTGCGCTGTTCGCGGGAGGCCGGCTCGCGGGCACGGAGATTGAGGTCCCGATTTTCGCGGGAGGCTACGGCACGGCATTCTATGAGGAAACGGCGCGGGAGTTTGAGAAACTCCGTCCGGATGTGACCGTCAAGCTCCATGGCGATCCGCGAATTTCTGACAAGATCCGGGTGCGCGTTGTCGCAGGTACGCTGCCCGATGCGATGCTTCCGCGCGACGTCCTGATTCCCGCTCTGGTGCGCGCCGGCAGGCTGCGCGATCTTTCACCGCTGCTGGACGGGCCGAACTGGGAGGGGGATGCACGCTGGCGGGACACGTTTCTGCCCGGGGCGCTGGACTCGTGGAAAATCGAGGGCGGCACCTACGGTGTGCCCGTGAGCTACGCCTGCTGGGCGATCTTCTACAACCGGGGCCTCTTCAAGGCGCGCGGCTGGCACGTGCCGCGAACCTGGAGGGAGTTCTTTGCGCTCTGCGAGCAGATGCGCGGGGAAGGCATCGCACCGATGAGCCTGACCGGAATCTACGGCAACTATCCGGATTCCATAGTGCGCTCCGCCTACTACAATCTTGCGGGGGCGGAAGGCTGGGGAAGAATGAACCGGACTGAGGCCGGTGCCTACTCGGATGCGCGTTATGTGCGGGCTGCGGAGGTGCTTCAGCGCATCGCGCGGCACTATTTGCTGGCGGGCTGGGAAGGGTCGACGCACACGGGCGCCCAGATCGCCTTTGCGGAGGGGCGGGCGGCGATGTGTGTATCCGGCTCATGGATGCTCTACGAGATGGGCGACAAGCTGCCCCCTGATCTCGACGTGGGAGTGATGAACTTTCCCGTCTTCGAGGATGGCATCGCCGATCCGACAACGATCCAGGCGAGCACGGACAACCTCTTCTGCTTTGTCACGGGCGACCCCGCGAGGGAGGCGGCAACGCTGGATTTTCTTCGGTACCTGACGTCGCGGGAGCGCGCGCATGCATTCGTCCGGCGCATCCAATCGCCGACCGCGATCAAGGGTATCACACCGGACGAATTCACTCCGCGGATGCGGGACATCGCCACCCTGATACTGGGTGCGAGGCAGGCCTTCACGATGCCGCAGGTCATGCTGCAGCCGCCCGCGGTTCGCCAGGCTCTGGTCGACGAGCGCTTGTCGCTGATGGCCGGCCGCATCTCTCCCGGCGAATATGCGGCGCGGGTCGAGACGGCCGCAGGCGTGCACCGGTCACGCGTGGCGAATCCCGGTCGCATCGAGTATCGTCACGCGTGGGCGGGCGGACTTCTGATCGCCGGACTGCTTGCCATGGCGGTCTGGCTGATGCTGAAGCCGCCGGGAGGATGGCGGCGTGCGCGGCGCGGCGCGAACGGAATGGATTCAATGCAGGGGGAGTATTTCGGACCGATGCGCCTGCGGGTTGCCGGCGTCTTCGTGGCACCGGCCTTTCTCCTTTATGCCTCTGCGATACTGGTTCCGGGCCTGGTTGCCGCGCTGTGGGCGTTCACGCGCTGGGATGGCATGGGACAGCGCGAGTGGGTCGGACTCTTCAATTTTCGATGGCTGCTTTTTGAGAGCGACACCTTCTGGATGGCGCTTCGCAACAACCTGTTCCTGATGGTCGTGCCCGCGTCCATTGTGCTGCCAGTTTCGCTGACGCTGGCCTACCTGCTGCATCGCGGGGTGCTTGGGGCGGGGTTCTTCCGATCGGTGTTTCTGTTTCCCAATCTCCTCGGCGGCATAGCGGCAGCCCTCCTGTGGATGAGCGCCTACGAACCCCACGGAGGCCTGGCGAACGCGGCGTTGTCCGGCCTCGGACGGATCCTGGGCAGTGAAACGCTCATGTCCTTTGAGGCGCACCCCTGGCTGGCGCCGCGCAACCTGTACTGGTCGCTGGTGCCGATCCATGTGTGGATGGCCTGCGGCTTCAATCTCGTGCTGTTCCTTGCCGCGATGGAGGGCATAGACCAGCATCTCTACGAGGCCGCGGAGATTGACGGTGCGTCCCGCATGCGGCAGTTCTTCAGCATCACGGTTCCCCTGATCTGGCAGAGCATTGTTGTCGCCCTCGTTTTTCTCGTCATTGCCGGGTTGAACGCGTTCGAAATGATCTGGCTGCTGACATCGCAGGACCCGGACTCGGGGAGTCACACGCTTGGAACCCTGATGGTCACATCCATGTTCAAGGAATTCCAGACCGGCCGGGCGACCGCGATCGCCGTTGTGCTGCTCGTGCTGGTGCTGTCTGGAAGCGCGGTGCTGATGCGCCTGCTTCGCCGTGAGCAGCCCGATGCATGA
- a CDS encoding SAM-dependent chlorinase/fluorinase, whose amino-acid sequence MRPTRLSLLRQCAAALALVFLAPCSQAASPSITTGEIEHARFLFARPSGQWNGRLLIHAHGYRSPEEPLIANLSVQRLAYATLLNEGWIVATTSYRRNGMIIGDAIKDIDALREHIATLFGEPGMVILEGESMGGAIVTLIAERGTGGYSGAVAIGAALQAREDDGTGGVVLQPRIPMIFLTNQSELEGPRNYVVRASAEARTSHEIIAPVLFRVARNGHVNVNQAERLVALRALVSWIEKGRETLPKPQSRSADGLAVYGAGAVFDATVKPPAEPTRVAFDSDDRGFTATVTEISLGHGNVYVDAQPSDFARIGMEPGGYLELKIGANSHRVRYGRDFSSVPRGQWVMFANADGFFWLAVNQGNAARSAGISAGDKIHLRRYGAQ is encoded by the coding sequence ATGCGCCCAACACGACTTTCCCTCCTGCGGCAGTGCGCGGCCGCGCTGGCGTTGGTTTTCCTTGCGCCCTGTTCACAGGCTGCCTCCCCGTCGATCACCACGGGCGAGATTGAGCATGCGCGCTTCCTTTTCGCCCGGCCATCCGGCCAATGGAACGGGCGCCTGCTGATCCACGCCCACGGGTACCGCAGTCCCGAAGAACCGCTGATCGCCAACCTCTCCGTCCAGCGTCTTGCGTACGCCACGCTTCTCAACGAGGGCTGGATAGTGGCGACGACGAGCTACCGGCGGAATGGCATGATCATCGGCGACGCCATCAAGGACATCGATGCGTTGCGTGAACACATCGCGACGCTTTTCGGCGAGCCCGGCATGGTCATTCTGGAGGGCGAATCCATGGGCGGTGCCATCGTCACGCTCATCGCCGAACGCGGAACCGGAGGCTACTCGGGCGCGGTTGCCATTGGAGCCGCCCTGCAGGCCCGTGAGGACGACGGCACCGGAGGTGTCGTCCTGCAGCCCCGCATCCCCATGATCTTCCTCACCAACCAGAGCGAACTCGAAGGTCCGCGGAACTATGTCGTGAGAGCTTCCGCAGAAGCGCGCACAAGTCATGAGATCATCGCGCCAGTGCTTTTCCGAGTGGCACGCAATGGCCACGTAAATGTCAATCAGGCCGAACGCCTGGTCGCCCTGCGCGCCCTCGTTTCGTGGATTGAGAAGGGTCGCGAAACCCTGCCGAAGCCACAGTCCCGCTCTGCGGACGGCCTTGCTGTGTACGGCGCGGGCGCGGTCTTCGACGCCACGGTCAAGCCACCCGCCGAACCAACAAGGGTTGCGTTCGATTCCGACGACCGTGGATTCACGGCGACCGTCACCGAAATCTCGCTCGGCCACGGCAATGTCTATGTCGATGCGCAACCGTCCGACTTTGCGAGGATCGGAATGGAGCCCGGAGGGTATCTTGAGCTGAAGATCGGCGCAAACTCCCACCGCGTCCGGTACGGTCGCGACTTCAGCAGCGTGCCCCGCGGGCAGTGGGTCATGTTTGCCAACGCAGACGGCTTTTTCTGGCTCGCGGTGAACCAGGGCAACGCCGCCCGATCCGCCGGCATCTCAGCCGGCGACAAGATTCACCTGCGTCGATACGGTGCGCAATGA
- a CDS encoding Mur ligase, with translation MRIYFMGICGTAMGNAALLARAAGHEVLGADAGVYPPMSQVLADAGIAVSEGYDAGRLARLAPDCVVIGNALSRGNPEVEWLLDTKALPFTSLPALLHDLVLRDRRNIVIAGTHGKTTTTALTAFLLRENGADPGFLIGGVPRDPPMGNHPGSRSDPFVIEGDEYDSAFFDKRSKFIHYAPHIAVLNNLEFDHADIFRDLADVQRTFSHLTRIVPRSGWIVMNGDDENLRALGPLGWTRVVRVGTGDENDIKILGFNESSAGAEFGLTWFGETWGRIHWKLPGLYNARNAAVAATAALLSKAKGTGGASPVAAARELFRDGFDLRPLERFRGVKRRQEILLEAPDFLLVEDFGHHPTALAETLVSFRNRYPGRRLTAIFEPRSNTARTRILQDDFMRALALADEVHLGAVNRADRLAADQRFDSEAVGRFLQERGVTSHAAETNSALLDRLIANTLDGRHGPRVLVFFSNGSFDGIIARYAAAAKVAHPA, from the coding sequence ATGAGAATCTATTTCATGGGAATCTGTGGAACGGCGATGGGCAATGCGGCGTTGCTGGCGCGCGCGGCCGGGCACGAGGTGCTGGGGGCCGACGCCGGGGTGTATCCGCCGATGAGCCAGGTGCTGGCGGACGCCGGCATAGCGGTCTCGGAGGGCTACGATGCCGGGCGCCTCGCCCGGCTTGCGCCCGACTGCGTGGTCATCGGCAATGCGCTGTCGCGGGGGAATCCGGAGGTGGAATGGCTCCTCGACACAAAGGCGCTTCCGTTCACGTCTCTACCCGCGCTGCTGCACGACCTGGTGCTGCGCGACCGCCGGAACATCGTCATCGCGGGCACTCATGGAAAAACGACGACGACCGCGCTGACCGCCTTCCTTCTGCGCGAGAACGGGGCCGATCCGGGATTCCTCATCGGCGGCGTTCCCCGGGACCCGCCGATGGGCAACCATCCCGGCAGCCGCAGCGATCCGTTCGTGATTGAAGGCGACGAATACGACAGCGCCTTCTTCGACAAGCGCAGCAAGTTCATCCACTACGCGCCGCACATCGCGGTGCTGAACAACCTGGAGTTCGATCATGCCGACATCTTTCGCGACCTCGCTGATGTGCAGCGCACGTTCTCGCACCTTACGCGAATCGTGCCGCGCTCGGGATGGATTGTGATGAATGGCGATGATGAGAATCTGCGCGCGCTTGGTCCGCTGGGGTGGACGCGGGTGGTCAGGGTGGGAACAGGTGATGAAAACGACATCAAGATTCTTGGATTTAACGAGTCGTCGGCCGGCGCAGAATTCGGCCTCACCTGGTTCGGCGAAACCTGGGGGCGCATTCACTGGAAACTTCCGGGCCTCTACAATGCCCGCAATGCCGCGGTGGCGGCGACGGCCGCCCTGCTTTCAAAAGCGAAGGGGACGGGTGGCGCGAGCCCCGTGGCGGCGGCTCGAGAGCTTTTCCGGGACGGATTCGACTTGCGGCCGCTTGAACGCTTTCGCGGTGTGAAACGGCGCCAGGAGATTCTTCTGGAGGCGCCGGACTTTCTGCTCGTCGAGGACTTCGGGCATCATCCCACGGCGCTGGCGGAGACGCTCGTTTCATTTCGGAACCGGTATCCCGGCCGCCGGCTGACGGCGATTTTTGAGCCGCGGAGCAATACGGCGCGCACACGGATTCTGCAGGACGACTTCATGCGGGCACTGGCGCTGGCCGACGAAGTCCATCTCGGTGCGGTCAATCGCGCGGACAGACTTGCGGCGGACCAGAGATTCGACAGCGAGGCGGTGGGGCGGTTTCTTCAGGAGCGAGGAGTCACCTCGCATGCCGCGGAAACAAACAGCGCGCTCCTGGATCGCCTGATCGCAAACACACTCGACGGCCGCCACGGTCCCCGAGTGCTGGTCTTTTTCTCGAATGGAAGCTTTGACGGCATCATCGCGAGGTATGCGGCAGCCGCCAAAGTGGCGCATCCCGCCTGA
- a CDS encoding histidinol-phosphate transaminase, with protein sequence MQLADLVNPSVLSQPVYEPGKPIEEVARELGLDPAGIIKLASNENPFGPSPRAIAAARAALSHSELYPDGGCFALRQKLAAKWSLEPDQFAVGNGSNELLELLGHVFLRPGDEAVMGAPAFVVYKLVTLLFGARAVEVPTRGFAHDLDAMKAAITPRTKLVFVASPNNPTGVPNSSSEFLSFARSLPDHVVLVFDEAYADYAEDAPDVRPLIREGGKIVALRTFSKAYGLASLRIGYAYSSAEMASLLGRVRQPFNVNAIAQAAAIGALDDDEFVSRSVRDNRAGLLQLQEGFRHLGLESVPSSANFILVKVGQGVECFQALQRRGVIVRPVKSYGLPEWVRITVGTREQNERVLHELGAWPGLVRAPERSAGRAKA encoded by the coding sequence ATGCAACTCGCGGACCTCGTGAATCCCTCCGTTCTGTCACAACCTGTGTATGAGCCTGGCAAGCCCATCGAGGAGGTTGCCCGCGAACTCGGACTCGATCCCGCCGGGATCATCAAGCTCGCCTCCAACGAGAATCCGTTTGGTCCGTCGCCCCGCGCGATTGCCGCGGCGCGCGCGGCGCTTTCCCATTCGGAACTCTATCCCGATGGCGGCTGCTTCGCGCTGCGGCAGAAACTGGCGGCGAAATGGAGTCTCGAGCCGGACCAGTTTGCCGTGGGAAACGGATCCAATGAACTCCTCGAACTGCTCGGACACGTCTTTCTCCGTCCGGGCGATGAGGCGGTCATGGGGGCGCCGGCGTTCGTCGTGTACAAGCTGGTGACGCTCCTGTTTGGCGCCAGGGCGGTGGAGGTGCCAACCCGCGGCTTCGCGCATGATCTGGACGCGATGAAGGCGGCGATCACGCCGCGGACCAAGCTCGTTTTCGTCGCCAGCCCGAACAACCCGACCGGCGTGCCGAATTCCTCGAGCGAATTTCTCAGCTTTGCTCGGTCGCTGCCCGATCACGTCGTCCTCGTGTTCGACGAGGCCTATGCCGACTACGCGGAGGATGCACCAGACGTCCGGCCGCTCATCAGGGAGGGCGGAAAGATCGTGGCTTTGCGCACGTTCTCCAAGGCCTACGGGCTCGCGTCATTGCGGATTGGATACGCTTATTCCAGCGCGGAGATGGCGTCATTGCTCGGCCGCGTCAGGCAGCCCTTCAATGTCAACGCCATCGCTCAGGCGGCGGCCATTGGCGCGCTGGACGACGATGAATTTGTTTCGCGCAGCGTCCGCGACAACCGTGCCGGCCTCCTCCAGCTTCAGGAGGGATTCAGGCACCTCGGCCTTGAATCCGTGCCGAGCTCGGCGAATTTCATTCTCGTGAAGGTGGGGCAGGGAGTCGAATGCTTCCAGGCGCTTCAACGCAGGGGTGTGATCGTGCGTCCGGTGAAGTCCTACGGATTGCCGGAATGGGTGCGGATCACGGTGGGCACCCGCGAACAGAATGAGCGGGTGCTCCATGAGCTCGGAGCCTGGCCGGGACTGGTCCGGGCTCCGGAGCGGTCTGCCGGCCGCGCTAAGGCTTGA
- a CDS encoding Gfo/Idh/MocA family oxidoreductase, translated as MNASRRPPPSSPSSSLRLTRREALRRGLAGILAASSAPMFFRGSLWGQAAPANRIQLGVIGNGNIAAAHIGALLGRDDCRIIALCDVSRKAADLAGERISQAYGKGATPAIHATHEEILKRADIDAVFVCVPDHWHAPIAKAAMIAGKDVYCEKPLTLTVREGRILVETARRCGRVLQTGSQQRSNAAFRKAAEMVRARWIGDLTGIRTVLGQFPLPKILSEQPVPADFDYDRWLGPTPWRPYNAQRVLGNYGGGWRVYLEYGGRKNGDWGAHHFDIIQWALGMDESGPVEFLPKGWEDVKAQTHRYESGVRVERVERVEHGMIEFKGTKGTIWVGRDDVLVTDPAPLAARPLRADEPHLYASDDHHTDFFNCMRTRQRPICDVEIGNRTATICHLNNIAAQLRRPIRWDPRKEEIVGDAVASRLLDRPRRAPFTLF; from the coding sequence ATGAATGCCTCCCGGCGCCCGCCACCCTCCTCTCCATCGTCCTCACTACGCCTGACACGCCGCGAGGCCCTGCGTCGCGGGCTCGCCGGCATCCTGGCTGCATCGTCCGCCCCGATGTTCTTTCGCGGCAGCCTGTGGGGACAGGCCGCACCTGCGAACCGAATTCAACTGGGAGTTATCGGCAACGGAAACATCGCCGCAGCCCATATCGGCGCGCTGCTGGGACGCGATGACTGCCGGATCATTGCGCTCTGCGACGTGTCAAGGAAGGCTGCGGATTTGGCGGGAGAGCGCATTTCCCAGGCGTACGGCAAGGGCGCGACACCTGCGATCCACGCCACGCACGAGGAGATTCTGAAACGCGCCGACATCGACGCCGTGTTCGTCTGCGTGCCCGATCACTGGCATGCGCCGATCGCAAAGGCCGCCATGATCGCGGGCAAGGACGTCTATTGCGAAAAGCCGCTGACTCTCACCGTGCGCGAAGGCCGCATCCTGGTGGAAACCGCGCGCCGCTGCGGGCGCGTCCTCCAAACGGGCTCGCAGCAGCGCTCAAACGCCGCCTTTCGCAAGGCCGCGGAAATGGTTCGTGCGCGATGGATAGGCGACCTCACGGGAATCCGCACTGTGCTTGGCCAGTTTCCCCTCCCAAAGATTCTGTCGGAGCAACCCGTCCCGGCGGACTTTGACTACGACCGCTGGCTCGGGCCAACCCCCTGGCGCCCGTACAACGCCCAGCGTGTCCTGGGAAACTACGGCGGTGGCTGGCGGGTTTACCTCGAATACGGGGGAAGAAAGAATGGCGACTGGGGTGCGCACCATTTCGACATCATCCAGTGGGCGCTCGGCATGGACGAAAGCGGGCCTGTCGAGTTTCTGCCAAAGGGCTGGGAGGACGTGAAGGCCCAGACGCATCGCTACGAGTCGGGCGTCAGGGTCGAGCGCGTCGAACGCGTCGAGCACGGCATGATTGAATTCAAGGGCACGAAGGGAACGATCTGGGTGGGACGCGATGACGTCCTCGTCACCGATCCCGCGCCGCTTGCCGCGCGCCCTCTGCGGGCGGACGAGCCCCACCTCTACGCCAGCGATGATCATCACACGGATTTCTTCAACTGCATGCGCACCCGCCAGCGGCCGATCTGCGATGTGGAGATCGGCAACCGCACCGCGACCATCTGCCACTTGAACAATATCGCGGCGCAGCTTCGACGCCCCATCCGCTGGGATCCCCGGAAGGAGGAGATCGTCGGCGACGCCGTGGCTTCACGCCTCCTCGACCGCCCGCGCCGCGCTCCATTCACCCTGTTTTAA
- a CDS encoding endonuclease/exonuclease/phosphatase family protein: MLPLRSLRIAVCLLILATGCRVLARAFTVMVYNVENLFDDDGIAAYDDYQPSNYTAAHFKTKLENIARVVGAMEEGRGPDIILFQEIEVDQTPDRVEPAEKRLLEALESHGMKGYMVVAGSDSASQRYEDGNPRAVKCVIFTRFPVKTVRNHPTLNARNILEVELDVDGFPLHVFDNHWKSGASDPVTEKIRIANARTLRTRVDEILRADPHADIILGGDFNSQYNQSRVMRERMPVTGLNSVLGSQGNELAIRGKTRDLYNLWFELPSEERGSDTYRGDWGTLIQIIISRGLYDYKGVQYVDNSFGVLRLKGINATPEGTPLRWTNDGPAGAGCSDHFPVYAHFRTVSDNRPDKWMTLNRPSPSNDSPAHPPKAPERAYDLAAAVKLSDVADVTALRSGKYDGRLAWVEARVGEGHRLNVLLRGETWDVWVPEPALREKIRARWREGEKVSFYGVLGRFKGVWQFTIQRAEWVP; this comes from the coding sequence ATGCTCCCGTTACGAAGCCTGAGGATTGCAGTCTGCCTGCTGATCCTCGCCACCGGATGCAGGGTCCTGGCCCGCGCGTTCACAGTCATGGTCTACAATGTTGAAAACCTCTTCGACGACGACGGCATTGCCGCGTATGATGACTACCAGCCATCAAACTACACCGCCGCGCACTTCAAGACCAAGCTGGAAAACATCGCGCGTGTGGTTGGCGCCATGGAGGAGGGCAGGGGTCCGGACATCATTCTGTTTCAGGAAATCGAGGTGGATCAAACGCCTGATCGCGTTGAACCGGCGGAGAAGCGACTGCTCGAGGCACTCGAGTCGCATGGCATGAAGGGATACATGGTCGTCGCCGGAAGCGACTCCGCCTCCCAGCGCTATGAGGATGGCAATCCGCGCGCGGTGAAATGCGTGATCTTCACGCGCTTTCCAGTCAAGACTGTGCGCAATCACCCCACGCTGAATGCGCGCAACATCCTTGAGGTTGAGCTGGATGTTGACGGCTTCCCGCTGCATGTGTTCGACAATCATTGGAAGTCGGGCGCGAGCGATCCGGTCACGGAAAAGATCCGCATCGCGAATGCCCGCACGCTTCGCACGCGTGTCGATGAGATCCTCCGAGCCGACCCGCATGCCGACATCATCCTGGGCGGGGACTTCAACTCCCAGTACAACCAGAGTCGCGTCATGAGGGAGCGGATGCCGGTGACCGGCTTGAACAGCGTGCTGGGATCGCAGGGCAATGAGCTCGCGATCCGAGGGAAAACGCGTGATCTCTACAATCTGTGGTTTGAACTGCCTTCCGAGGAGCGCGGAAGCGACACGTATCGCGGGGATTGGGGAACACTGATTCAGATTATCATATCGCGCGGCCTCTATGACTACAAGGGCGTGCAGTATGTCGACAATTCGTTCGGAGTTCTCCGCCTGAAGGGAATCAATGCGACCCCGGAGGGAACTCCCCTGAGATGGACGAACGATGGCCCCGCGGGCGCGGGGTGTTCGGATCACTTTCCCGTTTACGCGCATTTCAGGACTGTGTCGGACAACCGGCCTGACAAGTGGATGACGTTGAACAGGCCATCCCCGAGCAACGACAGTCCCGCGCATCCACCCAAGGCTCCTGAAAGAGCCTACGATCTGGCGGCGGCGGTCAAGCTGTCGGATGTGGCTGACGTGACTGCACTGCGCAGCGGAAAGTACGATGGCAGGCTTGCGTGGGTTGAGGCCAGAGTGGGAGAGGGTCACCGCCTGAACGTCCTGCTGAGAGGCGAAACCTGGGACGTGTGGGTGCCTGAACCTGCGTTGAGGGAAAAGATTCGTGCGCGGTGGCGGGAAGGAGAGAAGGTTTCATTTTATGGAGTTCTGGGTCGATTCAAGGGAGTGTGGCAGTTCACGATCCAGCGAGCGGAGTGGGTGCCCTAG